The following coding sequences lie in one Candidatus Brocadia sp. genomic window:
- a CDS encoding transcriptional repressor: METVEKLTKTLRSHGMKITPQRLMIFKILENNTSHPSAEDVYKRVKKIYPAVSFTTIYKTLETLKELGEVKELTIDEDRKHYDPNTNIHHHVICSACKKILDIFEDFSSHVKLPDFVSKDYTVTGFQISFYGTCKKCN; this comes from the coding sequence ATGGAGACTGTAGAAAAACTTACGAAAACACTGAGAAGCCACGGCATGAAGATCACCCCACAGAGGTTGATGATCTTCAAGATTTTAGAGAACAATACCTCCCATCCATCCGCAGAAGATGTCTATAAGAGGGTAAAGAAGATTTATCCTGCGGTATCGTTTACCACTATCTACAAGACTCTAGAAACGTTAAAGGAGTTAGGAGAAGTCAAAGAACTCACCATTGATGAAGACCGTAAACATTACGACCCCAACACCAATATCCACCATCACGTAATCTGCTCTGCCTGCAAAAAAATACTCGATATCTTTGAGGATTTCTCATCGCATGTCAAATTACCGGACTTCGTCAGTAAGGATTACACCGTTACCGGGTTCCAGATATCCTTCTACGGCACCTGCAAAAAGTGCAACTAA
- a CDS encoding gamma-glutamyl-gamma-aminobutyrate hydrolase family protein encodes MQPLIGINCDYEEEGKRPYSFTYRDYSDAIIAAHGIPLLLPVVKDKNTVRLLVEKMDGLLLTGGNDVPPLRYGEEQHKKTVCVHLDKDISDHILVCVTMQMKKPILAICYGAQLVNVILGGSLVQDIPSMGISPIIHKDSQNVQYTHPVTIERDSLLYKIVGTKHIETNSIHHQAIKRLGRGLRDTAHTPDNIIEAFELNDYPFLVGVQWHPERMTEHPSHAALFRALVTASK; translated from the coding sequence ATGCAACCACTCATTGGCATCAATTGCGATTACGAAGAGGAAGGTAAGCGTCCGTACTCTTTCACGTACAGAGACTATAGCGACGCTATCATTGCGGCACATGGTATCCCACTATTATTGCCTGTTGTTAAAGACAAAAATACTGTGAGGCTCCTTGTGGAAAAGATGGACGGATTGCTCCTTACCGGGGGAAATGACGTACCCCCTTTACGCTATGGAGAGGAACAACACAAAAAGACTGTTTGTGTTCATTTAGACAAGGATATTTCCGACCATATCCTGGTATGTGTCACCATGCAAATGAAAAAACCCATTCTGGCCATATGCTATGGTGCTCAGCTTGTAAACGTCATCTTAGGCGGCTCACTCGTACAAGATATTCCATCAATGGGCATATCACCTATTATTCATAAAGATTCGCAAAATGTGCAATATACCCATCCTGTAACGATAGAAAGAGACTCTCTCCTGTATAAGATTGTTGGAACAAAACACATCGAAACAAACAGTATTCATCATCAGGCTATTAAGAGATTGGGAAGGGGCTTACGAGATACGGCCCATACCCCGGACAATATAATAGAGGCATTCGAACTCAACGATTATCCATTTCTTGTGGGCGTCCAGTGGCATCCTGAACGTATGACAGAGCATCCTAGCCACGCTGCATTGTTTCGTGCCCTTGTTACTGCTTCCAAATAA
- the hslU gene encoding ATP-dependent protease ATPase subunit HslU, with protein MKELTPRKIVEELDKYIIGQKNAKRAVAIAIRNRWRRHQLSDELREEVLPKNIIMIGPTGVGKTEIARRMAALVKAPFLKVEASKYTEVGYHGRDVESMVRDITEIGVNMVKAEMIQSVQEKAEKMAEERLLDLLLPPVPKSTEPASVEAEEQRLSTREKFRKKLQEGDLSNRIVELTIHEKPYILQGFVAGVEEMGMDFQNMLEKMIPPRTQVRKVPVADAKRILTQEEAEKLIDREKVIQEAIRRTEQFGIIFVDEIDKIAGRESAHGPDVSREGVQRDLLPIVDGATVNTRYGMVKTDRILFIAAGAFHVSKPSDLIPELQGRFPIRVELEDLGKEEFLRILTEPKNALVKQYKALLETEGIKVRFENDAIEAIAEIAVQVNKRTQNIGARRLHTVMEKLVEDASFDAPDMDGAEIVINAKYVEDKLQAIAKDEDLSRYIL; from the coding sequence GTGAAGGAACTAACGCCCCGTAAGATCGTAGAAGAACTCGACAAATACATAATCGGACAAAAAAATGCTAAACGTGCCGTGGCAATTGCCATCCGTAACCGATGGCGCAGGCACCAACTTTCTGATGAATTGCGGGAAGAAGTCTTACCGAAAAACATTATCATGATAGGCCCCACAGGTGTAGGGAAAACGGAGATTGCAAGGCGCATGGCAGCCCTTGTCAAGGCCCCCTTTCTTAAGGTCGAGGCATCAAAATACACGGAAGTTGGTTACCACGGACGCGATGTGGAGTCTATGGTGCGCGATATTACCGAAATCGGCGTGAACATGGTCAAAGCCGAAATGATACAATCCGTCCAGGAAAAGGCTGAAAAGATGGCCGAGGAGAGACTCCTGGATTTGCTATTGCCGCCGGTACCAAAAAGTACGGAACCGGCCAGTGTCGAAGCCGAGGAACAACGTTTAAGTACACGAGAGAAATTCCGCAAAAAACTGCAGGAAGGAGACCTTTCAAACCGTATAGTAGAACTTACCATTCATGAAAAACCTTATATACTCCAGGGTTTTGTTGCGGGAGTTGAGGAAATGGGCATGGATTTCCAAAACATGCTGGAAAAGATGATTCCCCCCCGCACACAGGTACGAAAGGTTCCCGTAGCTGATGCAAAAAGGATTTTGACCCAGGAAGAGGCTGAAAAGCTCATTGATCGTGAAAAAGTCATTCAGGAAGCAATTCGCAGGACAGAACAGTTTGGAATTATCTTCGTGGATGAGATTGACAAGATCGCAGGCCGTGAATCTGCACATGGTCCGGACGTCTCCCGCGAGGGCGTACAAAGGGATTTATTACCGATTGTGGACGGTGCTACGGTAAACACACGATACGGAATGGTCAAGACCGACCGCATCCTTTTTATTGCCGCAGGTGCATTCCATGTTTCCAAACCATCAGATTTAATTCCCGAGCTTCAGGGGCGATTCCCTATCCGGGTGGAATTAGAAGACCTTGGGAAAGAGGAGTTTTTACGCATCCTGACTGAACCCAAAAATGCCTTGGTTAAACAATACAAGGCGCTTCTGGAAACTGAAGGAATTAAGGTACGATTTGAGAATGACGCCATTGAGGCAATTGCGGAGATTGCCGTACAGGTTAACAAACGCACCCAGAACATTGGTGCACGAAGATTACATACCGTAATGGAAAAGCTTGTGGAAGATGCCTCTTTTGATGCCCCTGATATGGATGGCGCAGAGATAGTTATCAATGCAAAGTATGTGGAGGACAAATTACAAGCTATAGCAAAAGACGAGGATTTGAGCCGATATATTCTGTAG
- the hslV gene encoding ATP-dependent protease subunit HslV, translating to MKPVIVSTTILAVRKDGHVAIGGDGQVTMNAAVVKHDAKKIRRLYHDKVIVGFAGSSADAFALMERFDAKLEQYQGNVLRSAHELAKEWRTDKVLRRLESLLVVVDKQYSFLISGGGDVIEPDDGIIGIGSGGSYAIAAARALMKHTSLSAKEIVEEALNIAADICVYTNKIIKVEEVR from the coding sequence TTGAAACCAGTCATTGTATCCACAACAATTTTAGCGGTTCGAAAGGATGGGCATGTCGCCATAGGTGGCGATGGTCAGGTCACCATGAACGCCGCGGTGGTAAAGCATGACGCCAAAAAGATTCGACGGCTTTACCATGACAAGGTCATCGTAGGTTTTGCCGGCTCATCTGCAGACGCCTTTGCCCTCATGGAAAGATTTGATGCCAAGCTTGAACAGTATCAGGGAAATGTCCTGCGCAGTGCCCATGAACTGGCCAAGGAGTGGCGAACGGATAAGGTGCTCAGGAGACTGGAATCCCTGCTTGTTGTGGTGGACAAACAATACTCGTTTTTGATTTCGGGTGGTGGAGATGTAATTGAGCCCGATGACGGCATTATTGGTATAGGTTCCGGCGGTTCTTATGCAATTGCAGCAGCAAGGGCATTGATGAAACACACTTCATTGTCTGCAAAAGAGATCGTCGAAGAGGCCCTCAACATTGCGGCAGATATTTGTGTATATACCAATAAAATTATCAAGGTGGAGGAGGTCAGGTAG
- a CDS encoding CBS domain-containing protein translates to MVAREIMNKIVTAAKRKTIGRDLAVKLLSGMYSGLPVVDDDGKVVGVVSEFDLLKVIRTGRALEQVTAGDIMSKNPICVSEDTPVEEIIDLMTKHNIVRVPVVRNDILVGVISRCDILSSIVEPEFVTIYADS, encoded by the coding sequence ATGGTAGCCAGGGAAATTATGAATAAGATTGTTACCGCGGCGAAGCGGAAAACAATCGGAAGGGATTTGGCCGTAAAATTATTATCTGGTATGTATAGCGGATTGCCTGTTGTGGATGATGATGGGAAGGTTGTTGGGGTAGTAAGCGAATTTGATCTTTTAAAGGTAATAAGAACCGGAAGGGCATTGGAGCAGGTAACGGCTGGAGATATTATGTCAAAAAATCCAATCTGTGTATCCGAGGATACACCGGTTGAAGAGATTATAGACCTTATGACAAAACACAACATTGTTCGCGTTCCCGTAGTGAGAAATGATATCCTGGTGGGAGTTATCTCCAGATGTGATATCCTCAGCAGTATTGTGGAACCCGAGTTCGTAACAATTTACGCCGATTCATGA
- a CDS encoding cyclic nucleotide-binding domain-containing protein, translating to MMNGFWENIFKKTGDNENNVLNLLREIPVLDDLSKEELKEFERIAHHRYFEANEHIFWEGEPGVGMYVIKKGAVKIYKASADGKKDVLAILKDGDFFGELALLDESPRSASAIAMEVCHILGFLRPEFFSILERKPRLGFKVAMKLAKIIGKRLRVTSTELQSITTRLHKPENLTEMILNGIEQSGTSGTKEIQK from the coding sequence ATGATGAATGGTTTTTGGGAAAACATCTTTAAGAAGACAGGGGATAACGAAAACAACGTCCTCAATTTGCTCAGGGAAATTCCGGTTCTCGATGATCTTTCCAAAGAAGAACTAAAAGAATTTGAACGTATCGCCCATCACCGGTATTTTGAAGCCAACGAGCATATTTTTTGGGAAGGCGAACCGGGTGTTGGAATGTATGTTATCAAAAAGGGTGCGGTGAAAATTTACAAGGCATCGGCAGATGGGAAGAAAGATGTTCTGGCAATCCTGAAGGACGGCGACTTCTTTGGCGAGCTGGCGTTACTCGATGAATCACCGCGCAGCGCCTCTGCAATTGCCATGGAAGTATGCCATATTCTGGGGTTTCTCAGGCCAGAATTTTTTAGTATTCTTGAACGGAAGCCGCGACTCGGCTTCAAAGTGGCAATGAAACTTGCCAAAATTATCGGCAAGCGCTTGCGTGTTACCAGCACCGAACTGCAATCCATTACCACCAGATTGCATAAGCCAGAAAATCTGACGGAGATGATTCTAAACGGAATTGAACAATCAGGCACAAGTGGAACCAAAGAAATTCAAAAATAA
- a CDS encoding AI-2E family transporter translates to MKSSQRTITIHINRRFFSQLIKWFLVFLALGFAITFFIVMKHLSVAFIVSILLAFLLEPIVLAIENHDINRTWSVVIVFVSIAAITAFGVIFLLPGISAEFQSISAYLQLKPPSVLTAELEATIDSKFPLMKRHGLSHEIAVYLQHGLDDLIKESIDILFEFVHIVSMIFIVPVSTFFLLKDGRRIKKTFIQCVPNRYFEMTLSLVHKISQQVGSYIRGQLLDALIVGILSSITLHVLHVPYAFHIGILAGCANIIPHFGPIFGAVPAIFVAFMDTGSPGQVIAVTLCFVGIQLFDYLFISHVVVFKSIHIHPLIVVVVVLVGGYLMGVIGMFVSLLLFSILKVTVTEFMWSFRHYHIFGRPQRFLSENRSD, encoded by the coding sequence ATGAAGTCCTCTCAACGTACTATTACCATCCACATAAACCGGCGTTTTTTCTCTCAGCTAATCAAGTGGTTTCTTGTTTTTCTGGCACTTGGGTTTGCCATCACATTTTTTATTGTAATGAAGCATTTGTCGGTCGCATTTATTGTCTCTATTTTGCTGGCATTCCTTCTGGAGCCGATCGTCCTGGCTATTGAAAACCATGATATCAATCGCACCTGGTCTGTTGTTATTGTCTTTGTCTCCATTGCTGCAATTACTGCGTTTGGAGTTATATTCCTGTTGCCGGGCATATCGGCTGAATTTCAATCCATATCAGCGTATCTGCAACTGAAGCCTCCTTCTGTTCTTACCGCTGAACTTGAGGCGACGATTGATAGCAAATTTCCTCTTATGAAACGGCACGGGTTGTCCCACGAAATAGCAGTATACCTCCAGCATGGTCTGGATGATTTGATCAAGGAAAGCATTGATATCCTTTTTGAATTTGTCCATATCGTTTCCATGATTTTTATCGTCCCTGTCTCCACTTTTTTCCTCCTCAAAGACGGTCGTCGAATCAAGAAAACTTTTATACAATGCGTGCCAAATCGTTATTTCGAGATGACTCTTAGTCTTGTTCACAAGATTAGTCAGCAAGTGGGTTCCTATATTCGCGGTCAGCTTCTTGATGCGCTCATTGTTGGCATTCTCTCAAGTATTACCCTGCACGTATTGCATGTCCCTTACGCTTTTCACATTGGCATTCTTGCAGGCTGCGCTAATATCATTCCGCACTTCGGACCAATCTTTGGTGCTGTTCCTGCCATATTCGTTGCATTCATGGACACGGGTTCGCCTGGACAAGTTATTGCGGTAACACTCTGCTTTGTGGGCATTCAACTATTCGACTATCTCTTCATCTCACATGTGGTTGTCTTTAAGAGTATCCACATACACCCCCTCATTGTCGTTGTTGTTGTTCTTGTTGGGGGCTATTTGATGGGGGTCATAGGGATGTTTGTATCCTTGCTGCTTTTCAGCATTTTGAAAGTTACCGTGACAGAATTCATGTGGAGTTTTAGGCATTATCATATCTTTGGACGTCCACAACGGTTCCTGTCAGAGAACCGCAGTGATTGA
- a CDS encoding 4Fe-4S dicluster domain-containing protein — translation MPEEKTQKRKGIVHINHEYCKRCGICVNFCPVKNLEIRQQKLMELERCIACRMCQRYCPDMAIEIEEIDAETVITGKSGHRNGS, via the coding sequence GTGCCTGAAGAAAAAACTCAAAAACGAAAAGGGATCGTGCATATTAATCATGAATACTGCAAGCGTTGCGGCATCTGTGTGAATTTCTGTCCTGTTAAAAATCTGGAGATTCGACAGCAGAAGTTGATGGAATTGGAGAGGTGTATCGCTTGCAGGATGTGCCAGCGATACTGCCCTGACATGGCTATTGAAATTGAGGAGATAGATGCCGAAACAGTTATTACAGGGAAATCAGGCCATCGCAACGGCAGCTGA
- a CDS encoding 2-oxoacid:acceptor oxidoreductase subunit alpha — translation MPKQLLQGNQAIATAAEVAGLKFFAGYPITPASEIIHEIVNKKHIKVLQMEDEIASINAIIGASLAGLKAMTATSGPGFSLMQESIGLAHMMEVPIVIVNVQRVGPSTGMPTLPAQGDIIQCIHGSHGDYFPIVFYPNSVLELYKYTIAAFNAAEESQSPVILLSDGYISHLYETIILHRDFEIKKRSRPPLGTGNRHFTGLSHENSVPKTSDIDNYRRLIARLHEKQQLTARRYNYYEFLACSKETDTLLISYGALSRIAYYFKDDFALYRPVRLFPVVEEIKLIASRYKRILIMEMNTGQYAHEIERILHREVEFIPILGGRIDLKEINQKIYEQRQSF, via the coding sequence ATGCCGAAACAGTTATTACAGGGAAATCAGGCCATCGCAACGGCAGCTGAGGTTGCTGGACTAAAATTTTTTGCAGGTTATCCCATTACGCCTGCTTCTGAGATTATTCATGAGATAGTCAACAAGAAGCACATTAAGGTACTCCAGATGGAGGACGAAATTGCCTCCATAAATGCTATTATCGGTGCATCGCTGGCTGGCCTCAAGGCAATGACAGCTACCTCCGGGCCGGGCTTTTCCCTGATGCAGGAAAGTATTGGGCTTGCACATATGATGGAGGTGCCGATCGTCATTGTTAATGTCCAAAGGGTAGGCCCCAGCACTGGCATGCCTACCTTACCTGCCCAGGGAGATATTATTCAATGCATACATGGCAGTCACGGAGATTACTTCCCTATTGTATTTTATCCCAATTCCGTTTTAGAACTCTACAAATACACTATTGCAGCATTTAATGCCGCAGAAGAATCTCAGAGTCCGGTCATCCTCCTGAGTGATGGATATATCAGCCACCTTTATGAAACGATCATTCTCCACAGGGATTTTGAGATCAAAAAACGTAGCCGTCCACCCTTGGGCACAGGCAACCGGCATTTTACTGGGCTATCTCATGAGAACTCTGTGCCAAAGACTTCAGACATTGATAATTACAGGCGACTTATTGCCCGGTTACACGAAAAACAGCAATTGACAGCCCGACGATACAACTACTATGAATTTCTTGCGTGTAGTAAAGAAACCGATACGCTTCTCATATCTTACGGGGCGCTTTCCCGTATAGCATATTATTTCAAAGATGATTTTGCGCTCTACAGACCCGTACGTCTATTTCCTGTTGTTGAAGAGATCAAGCTTATTGCATCCAGATACAAACGAATCCTTATTATGGAAATGAATACAGGACAATATGCCCATGAAATCGAGCGTATATTACATCGTGAAGTGGAGTTTATACCAATCCTGGGGGGCCGTATTGATCTGAAAGAAATAAACCAAAAAATATATGAACAAAGACAGTCATTTTAA
- a CDS encoding 2-oxoglutarate ferredoxin oxidoreductase subunit beta (catalyzes the coenzyme A-dependent formation of succinyl-CoA from 2-oxoglutarate and ferredoxin) has translation MNKDSHFKRYLKLDLLPTPWCPGCGNGIVLKTICQAFDELGLPKDGTVVISGIGCSGRSAGFFDLDSVHTAHGRAIPVAEGIKYANDALNVVVVSGDGDLLGIGGNHLLHAIRRNTNITVICYANEIYGMTGGQVSPTTPHGTKTLTTPNGNPDYPADVQFLFKHYNSYFARTTAYHLNHMKKCIVEALKFKGFSFVEARTMCIVNYGRRLGYKNSNEMLMHYKEFYKVNDYAEELAQNEIGILKSTPVA, from the coding sequence ATGAACAAAGACAGTCATTTTAAACGTTATCTGAAGCTTGATTTGCTGCCCACACCGTGGTGTCCAGGCTGCGGGAATGGAATTGTTCTGAAGACTATATGCCAGGCCTTTGACGAACTTGGCCTGCCCAAAGATGGTACCGTAGTCATTTCCGGAATCGGTTGCTCAGGCAGGAGTGCAGGCTTCTTCGATCTGGATTCGGTTCACACCGCACATGGCAGAGCTATTCCTGTGGCTGAAGGCATTAAATATGCGAACGATGCCCTGAATGTCGTTGTGGTAAGCGGGGATGGCGACCTGCTTGGCATAGGTGGTAATCACTTGTTACATGCGATACGACGAAATACAAACATTACCGTTATCTGCTATGCCAATGAAATTTACGGTATGACAGGTGGCCAGGTTTCCCCTACCACACCCCATGGCACGAAGACCCTCACTACACCAAATGGCAATCCTGATTATCCTGCCGATGTGCAGTTTCTCTTTAAACATTATAATAGTTATTTCGCCCGTACCACGGCTTATCACCTGAATCACATGAAGAAATGCATTGTGGAGGCATTAAAATTCAAAGGTTTCTCTTTTGTAGAAGCAAGAACTATGTGCATTGTTAATTACGGTCGGCGCCTTGGTTACAAGAACTCCAACGAGATGCTTATGCATTATAAGGAATTTTACAAGGTTAATGACTATGCGGAAGAGTTGGCTCAAAATGAGATCGGGATTTTAAAAAGTACTCCGGTAGCTTGA
- a CDS encoding DUF362 domain-containing protein: MYKNNNISRRTFLKTGISVGAGIYGLSYLGTIKRSPAIKKLKEHHLKPGVVVVHGNVSDTANEPVIIKEMVQRAMNALGGMDKLVSRGNRVIIKPNIAWNQRPEFAANTNPYVVAALVELCREVGASRVKVMDHTCSANPEPSYNNSGIATAARQAGAEVIYLDRNRFRDFTISDGKVLKSWSFYEEMVYAHEVDVLINVPIAKQHGTSRLSMGLKNVFGMIGGDRGSLHTDIHPKIADLNKFLKIDLTVLDAFRILKNHGPTGGRLDDVDNSAERARRIIVSTDPVAADAYGASLFGMQPTDVGYIRESHEQGLGEINYRLKGFEEIQI, translated from the coding sequence ATGTATAAAAACAACAATATTTCACGCCGAACATTTCTAAAGACTGGTATTTCAGTAGGTGCTGGTATCTATGGTTTATCTTATCTGGGTACCATCAAGAGAAGTCCTGCCATAAAAAAACTCAAGGAACACCACTTAAAACCAGGCGTGGTCGTAGTACATGGGAATGTCTCTGATACTGCCAATGAACCCGTCATCATAAAAGAGATGGTACAGCGCGCCATGAATGCCCTGGGTGGTATGGACAAACTCGTTTCCAGAGGCAACAGGGTCATTATTAAACCCAATATTGCCTGGAATCAAAGACCGGAATTCGCTGCCAATACCAATCCTTATGTCGTGGCAGCCCTAGTAGAATTATGTCGGGAGGTTGGGGCGAGCCGGGTTAAGGTCATGGATCATACCTGTTCTGCGAATCCTGAACCTTCCTATAATAACAGCGGTATTGCTACTGCCGCACGCCAGGCTGGTGCGGAGGTAATCTATCTTGACAGAAATCGTTTCCGGGACTTTACAATTTCCGATGGCAAGGTTTTGAAATCGTGGTCTTTTTACGAAGAAATGGTATATGCTCATGAAGTGGATGTGCTTATCAATGTACCCATTGCAAAACAACACGGGACATCGAGGCTCTCCATGGGGCTCAAAAATGTCTTTGGTATGATTGGTGGTGACCGTGGTAGTCTCCATACTGATATACATCCTAAGATTGCCGATCTCAATAAATTCCTTAAGATAGACCTGACTGTACTCGATGCCTTTCGGATACTTAAAAATCACGGGCCTACAGGGGGCCGGCTCGATGACGTTGATAATTCAGCAGAACGTGCAAGGCGCATTATCGTAAGTACAGACCCTGTTGCTGCGGACGCTTATGGAGCTTCCTTGTTTGGTATGCAACCTACGGACGTAGGCTACATCAGGGAATCCCATGAACAGGGATTGGGGGAGATTAATTATCGGCTAAAAGGTTTTGAAGAAATACAGATATAA
- the trxB gene encoding thioredoxin-disulfide reductase, translated as MNKDYDVIIVGGGPAALAAAVYTCRALLKTVIFEKKYLGGQLVGTELIENYPGFPEVISGVDLTQRMESQAKRFGAEIRYEEVMKLEVENGLKVVTTDTDTYASHVAILAAGADPKKLDVPGEKEFYGKGVSYCATCDGAFFKDNDVVVVGGGDSAITEGIFLTKYARTVQIIHRRDEFRATKIYLDEAFSNPKIKVTLDTVIESIHGKEKVEGVVAQNVLTKEKKEIPCQGVFIFIGSVPNTNFLGNLLCVDAGCHIETNIHMETAIEGLYAVGDIRKNSYRQIATAVGEGVTAAIAAEHKLAELKALGKAKK; from the coding sequence GTGAATAAAGACTACGATGTAATCATTGTCGGAGGCGGTCCAGCTGCCCTTGCGGCGGCTGTATATACCTGCCGTGCTTTACTAAAAACCGTAATCTTTGAAAAAAAATATTTAGGCGGGCAGTTAGTCGGTACCGAATTGATTGAGAATTATCCGGGGTTTCCTGAAGTTATTAGCGGCGTTGATTTAACGCAACGAATGGAGTCACAGGCGAAACGGTTCGGTGCAGAGATTCGGTATGAAGAGGTCATGAAATTAGAGGTAGAAAACGGCTTAAAGGTTGTAACGACCGATACAGATACGTATGCATCCCATGTGGCCATTTTAGCTGCCGGCGCAGACCCGAAAAAATTGGATGTGCCTGGCGAAAAGGAGTTTTATGGTAAAGGCGTTAGTTATTGTGCGACCTGCGATGGGGCATTTTTTAAGGACAACGATGTGGTTGTTGTTGGAGGAGGTGATTCTGCAATAACCGAAGGTATCTTTCTTACGAAATACGCCAGAACGGTACAAATAATACACAGAAGGGATGAATTCAGGGCCACAAAAATTTATCTGGATGAAGCCTTCTCAAATCCAAAAATAAAAGTTACACTTGATACGGTAATTGAAAGTATTCATGGAAAGGAAAAGGTCGAAGGCGTTGTTGCCCAAAATGTTTTGACAAAGGAAAAAAAGGAAATCCCATGTCAAGGGGTTTTTATATTTATCGGAAGTGTACCGAATACTAATTTTTTAGGCAATTTGTTATGTGTGGATGCGGGGTGCCATATTGAAACAAACATCCATATGGAGACTGCTATTGAGGGGTTGTACGCAGTTGGTGATATTCGGAAGAATTCTTACCGGCAAATTGCAACTGCTGTAGGAGAAGGAGTTACGGCAGCCATTGCGGCCGAACACAAGCTCGCCGAATTAAAAGCATTGGGCAAAGCAAAAAAATAA
- a CDS encoding rubredoxin — MSKWECRVCGYVYDPEKGDPDNGIKPGTPFENLPEDWVCPSCGASKDLFDKLD; from the coding sequence ATGTCAAAGTGGGAATGTCGTGTATGCGGTTATGTATACGATCCGGAAAAGGGCGATCCAGATAATGGCATAAAACCAGGAACACCCTTTGAGAATTTACCGGAAGATTGGGTTTGCCCATCCTGTGGTGCAAGTAAAGACTTATTTGATAAGCTCGATTAA